The genomic DNA GAAAAGTTAAAGATTTTGGGCTGGTTCTCTTTGGAAAAGATGATgtttgacctgctgagaattttcaGTATTTTCCATTCATGTTTAAGATTTCCagtacctgcagtattttgcttttgtactaggGTAGAGGTTACATGAGTTTCCCAGTTATTAGGGAGCCTAGGTTAGTAATCCATAACTTCAAATTACACCACACTagtttgagaatttaaattcagttttaaAGTTTTGGCCATTCAGACTTTTGAGCTTTTTCTGCCAATCAATGCgttcatagctgatctgtatcctaactctATCTGCCCACCTTAGCTTCATATTCCTCAGTACCCTTTGCTAGCAGTATCTATCTCAGATTTAACATTATTAATCAAATAATCTACTACTTTTTGCAGGAGAGATTGCCACACACTGTTTGTTTGAAAAAGTAATTCCTAACTTTCCCCCTGAATGGCCTGACATCGAATTTAAGGTTGTGCCCCATGATCTAATCTCTCGCACTACTGGAAACAGTTGCCCTCTACCCTataaattcctttcaaaatccttaacatctctatcaaatcacatatgaactttctatattccagGGAACACATGGTATGTAATCACTCCTCATAATTTACCCCTGAAACCCTGGTGACATACAGGTGAATCTGTGTTGTACTCCTTCCCAGACTTATCCGTCATTTTTAAGATGTTGTGCCCAGAACAGCTTATAATACTCCAAATGCAGTCAGAccagggctttgtacagctgcagcaaaacttccTCCCCAGTATAATCTAGCCCTCCAgatataaaggctaacattccattagccttttttgattgTTTTTGTATTTAAATGCTACATTTTATTGATCTGTACATATGGAATCTCTTCGGACTTCCACAGTTCCTAGCTTTTCATCATTAAAAAAACACAGATCTGTCCTTTTTTGGTCCAGAACAGAAGACCTCACAATTACCTGtgttgaaatccatctgccacagttttgcccactcgcttaatctatcaatatctctttgtaatgttATGCACCCAACTACACAACTAACTAAACCACTTaaatttgtgtcatcagcaaattgaatTATACtgcaacaatgactgcacttcaaaagtgcttaactGACTGCAAAGTACAAGAACACGCTTAGGtagtgaaagacactatataaatgcaagtctttctttattacACCATGTATGTGACAACATTGGTTGCACCACAtcacatatggggcagaattgtTAATATTCCACCAGACACGGGTAAATCATACTTTTGATGGGGCAAGTCCACACCTGCACTTTGAATTTTAATAAGTCTTTTGCTTGCCAATTAAGCTACTGGGTAACATGAAAACTTCCCTCAAGGAGAAATTATTATCCTTGTAAAGACCTGATTCAATGGAATTTGTTAAGCTCAGTAGCTGATTTATGTACATTCATTACATTTGTGCCGAGCTATTTTTATCCTGTCCTGCCTGTTATTTTTATGGATCTGAAGTGGTTTATCCATCTTCCACATGAACCTGCTCAATGTTTCCCCTGCTAGTGGCAGCTCTTTGGCAGCTTTGTGAAGATTCAGGCAGTCAAACAGGCTGCTTCTCACAGCAGTGACCAGCTGCTGTGCTGCTTCATAAACATAACTCCTTAACTGAACTGGCAGCCGTATCCTTATACACAATGCTCACATGACACCTTTTGGAAGGAAAATGCTACTGCAGGGCACCAAAAAAAGAACAGGGTAGAAATTCGCCAGGGCCACTTTTGTACCCAGAATTAGCACACTACGTGTTCCAATCGAAAATCCTGAGGCGAGCCTGAAATTGGGCCTTGGGCTTCACCTCAATAATTTTGGCAAGCTGCTGTCACCTGCCATGCTTCCACAAGCGCCTTGTCCATTTTAGGGAACAAAGGTAGTACGGTGGTACGGTTGATGTTTTGCATAAGGGctttcaaaaagcattttaaTGAACCACCTAATAAGCTTGTTAGTAATAATTGAATCCCGTGACATTAAAGAGACAGTGGAGTATGGACACAAAATTAgttaagagacagaaagcagagagcagtcATGAACAGCTGTTTTCTGAATTGGAGGGAAGTATATGGTGCCCCCTAGGGGTGAGTATTAAGACTACTGATCTTTTTGATATATAACCTGGACTTAGATATACAAGGCATAACTTCAAAATTTGAAGGTGACATAGCCAGATTGCTGAAATAAGAGGACACATGGAAGATGcattttaatgtagagaagtattAAGGGGTGCACTTCTGTAGAAAGGAAGAGGAGAGGTGATAAACTAAATGGCAGAGTTTTAAAGGGGCAGTGAACGTACAAAATTTTTGGAAGAATAAGTTAAGAAGGCTGTTCGGAAAATATATGGAATCCTTGGCTTCATAAACAGAGGATAAGAGTAGAAaagcaaggaggtcatgttaaacttttCTAAAACAAGACTTAGAAAGGGTGAaggaagatttatgagaatggtaccaaggacttcagttacatggagagattGGTGTCACTGAGATTGTTCCTCTTAAAGCagggaagaggagatttgatcaaggTGCTCAAAaccatgaaggattttgatagacTAAATAAGGAGGAACTGATTTTAGTGGCTgcaggatcagtaaccaggggacaGAGATTTAAGATGTTAAGGTTTCAATGTTTTTGGTAAAAAAAAGgagaaatgaagagaaattttttaatGCATTAAGTTGTTGCGACCTAGTCTACACTGCCTTAAAGGGTGATAGAACCAGATTCAATACTAActttcagggctatgggaaaagggcAGGGAAATGTGACTAATTAAATAGGCAAATTGGTCCAAATGGTTTCTTTCTGCTCTGTAGAATTTCTATGATTTCAGATCAGTTTCTTCTACAGCATCAACCTTCAGCTAAGTGCTAAGGAAGGGGGAGGAGAGCAGAAGGGACTTGATCACAGTGGGTAGCAGCTGTCAGGAGGGCTGTTGAATTGGGAGGAATATTCCTGTTCCTCCTGGCTCCACATCAATTAAAGAAAGCTTATCTTTTTTGTGGCAACCAAATTCACACCTGGCAAACCTTCAAGGAGTGGACCCCATACCTAATTTTCCTCAGTGGTCCCAAATAAACATTAGGGACCTCATTAGCATATGTAATGTGCCAATGCCTGTATTAGTGTGATGCCAGTTCCTTCCAGGTGTTCTTGGAGTGATGGGCATAACCCTGCAAAATTTgtcatttttatttctttatttccaGCTGGAAAATGGATACAATGATGTACCCCATATTTCATCTTATTGTTCTCCGCTCTCAACACTCTATATTtataacataataaaatgcccaAAATGATGCAGGAAAAGGTAGTCAAACAACTAAATTTTAAGGAGGTTTTTGACAGTAGGGAATGAGGTGGCATGATGAAAGCATTCTGGAAGATAGAACCAAGGTCATCAACGTAGATTTTATGTCCTGGGAGGTCGAGGTGGGctgaggctgtggagggatttgaaagtaaGTATGATGTTGCTGCCGTCACTACGCTGGAGAACATAAAGTCAGTACAAGCTATACAGGCTGCAGAAGATGGATGTGCTTAAGGCATTATGTCATGGAGGGTACTGTTCCATGAAACCAGCTGCCCTCCATTGCTTTTGTAAATGGCTATTAAATTGTGCAGTACATCAGAGCTTCTTTCAGCTTGGCTAGTTGGTAGCACTCATAACCCCTGAGTTGTAGGGTTTGAACACTATTCCAAATACTCTGAGGGTTATAATCTTGGCTGACACCAGTTTATAGTATGTGAAGTGCTAATTAGTCAGAGGTGTTGTTCTTTGAAAGAGAAGTTAAACTGAGATCACATCTGTCTGATTTTAGATGCATATTAAAAACAAGCTTTAATTGAAGGATGATAGGTTTGATATTTGAAGGGTCAAGATCAAATGGCTGAAAAGACCTCCTTTGTTTGAATGGCTCATTTATGGAACATTGTTTGTGCAAAATCAGCTTCCAGGAGTAGTCACCAGACATTGGTAAGGAAAAGAAATCCAgtctgatttcccttctctcgcTATTCCAGTTGGTCTTTTTGCTACCCATCTGAGATAACCTGGCAATGCAGAGCGAGGCTTTCTAATCTGCATGATTCAGATCTATGTAATTACCAATTGAGGCATCCTGAGGAGGGGGCAGTGGCAGGCAGGTGCACTTTGGTGCAGCAGAGGAGCGATGCTAACGTTTAACAATTAGGTTTGAGTAAACTTCTATTTACACCTTTGTCTTCACTGGGTTTGCAGAAGCCTAGAGTTATAAATTGATTCAATTTATTTTTAGGCTATTTCTTCTCAAGGGAGTATTCCTCAGTCAGTGAACAACCTTCGCCAGTTCAAGGTAGGAGAAAAGGGTGTGCTTAACGGCACTGGAATGGATTGTTCTTTGCAGTGGTCTCAATGGCTGGCATtggtttgttttttcccttcccaTTTCCACCCTCCCAAGTTTCCACCTCCCAAGTCCACATTGCACCATAACCAACCATCCATGACACCTTCTGTCAATGATCTTCCGAAGAAGGCCATTAGCAGGATTGCATGAGAGCTTTCTGAGATTACTTTTCTACCTCCTTCCACATTTTTGTTTCCTCTCATTAGGGATTGGAACTTTGGCTTGATGCCTCATGACAGGAGAGATATTGTAATTCATTCTGCCGAGTTACTTTGCTCCTTCTTCATTTTTAACTTTCAGTCTGCTCTTAGCGATTAAGGGACCATGGTCAGATACATTTAATGCTAAATATTTTGGGTCTTGATTGTTTTTAATTTCACCCAAAGGTTTGAATTATGAATTGGAATTAGTCCGTTAGACTACAACCAGGGATCTTGAAATCACATTTCCATCTCTGGGACTTGTGTTCAAATCTAGCCACACATTAATGGCATGAAAGTCTCCTCTCTTCACTAGCTTTAAGGACACTAAGTGGAATGAGTTTGACACTTCCTAATGTGTGCCATCTTGATACTAAGTTTACATTCAATGCCCATCACAATCCCAGCAAAAGATATGTTGCATCTATTGTTGATCTTTGGTAACTGACTAACACAAGTTTAGGCTCAATTCTGTGGATAATCTCTATATCAGTGCAGCCATTCAGTGTGAATAGAGAAGCAATATGCTCAAGAGAGATCACTTATAGGCCATTAAATTTGAATAGATTATTTGTGTGACTGCCTTAATTCGTCACATCACCTGTCTCCAAGGTGTTTAACTTGTATCCATCAGTTCCTCACCCTAGTGATGTTCAGTTCAAAATCCTTCCTCCAGACACAATCCAAGTTGAGAAGGACAAAGTCTATGGTCTATTTGTTCATCGTTTAAAATACCACATGCCCACTACAGTGCCAACATTGATATGTTCTTAGTAGCAAAAATAATCTGTGGTATTTCAATATTGTATAAAATCTGGTATGCTTTGAACTGGAAAGTATCatcaatgtgtctgtgtttgtgtgtgaaactTGCAGTGATTTTGATTAACAAAAATGTTTAAAGGGGGATGCTTGTCATCATAAGGCTAATTACACTGGCTTTATGATGGCATTCAACAACACCATTGACAAAAACACCATAATATCATAAAAAACATTACCATTCTCAGATGACAATAATATGACAAGACATTGTGTTAAGCGGTTTGGGTCTTCCTTCTTCCTAAAATGATGGTGGTTCCCCTTTAAGCCATTTTTTTTGCTGTGTCATTAATACTCAAGCGCTCCGGACTAGCATGGGATGGGACTTCTGCTGCTTCTCTGATATAGTCTTCACTTCCTTTACATCGAAAAGACCAAGATGATTCAAGTCTGATATAATGTAAACTACAGAGGTGGAAGAGGGAGAGTTAGTAATAGGATTCCATAGATTTCAAAAAGTTTTAAATGTTTTTGTGTTTTAATAACTAATTTACTGAGGAGATATTGTACTCCTTAATGCCTGTTAGTGTAAACCTTTAGTTATTGCGTACTCCACTGATGTCATCACTCCTTTGTTTTTATTGGCAAGACGTTAGGTGATTACATAGTGTAAACATCATTAGACATTTCCTTGATATGTCAGTAAATTTTCACAATAGTTTGAGTGTGTGCCCCTACTATCAGTTAGGCAACTGGTTAGCTCCAGACTAGATAAGTCTGTAAGATAGGGGATATACAATGCCACAGGTTCAACCCACTCACTTAAATTTCTTCCATAGACAATGTACCCTATTATGGATTCTACCTTGCTCACTTACTTTCATAAGGAGAGGTTCTGCATTAATAGGCCCTGATCCCTCAAAATCAGTTAAGTAAACTCCATAATACTTAGCTACACTTACATGTCCATTATTCAGTCCTGGTCAGTTGACTTCCAATAATGCCAGTCTCCATTATTGTTCCATCTGATCTCTATGTCCAATTACCCCCTTAACCTTTAATTTTATCTTGCTCAACTCTtgttaaatgtaatttttcatcTACAGTTCTACACTCATAGTTTACTTATAACATTACTCTTCTTAGACAGTCCCAATTAGCCTGCTTGCAGCTGCGTTATCTACTCATTGTGATATTTTAGGCTTCATTATTCCTGACACTTTTGCATCAATGTAAAGTGGTTTAGGGTGCTCATCAGTGCAGAAGTAGCAGGAAACTCGGAGGACTACAGAGCACACTAAAGGCTAAGGTCTGACACCCTTCTTCTAGCAGGCTGTACCACATCCGTTTTGAATTCCCAAAGTGTCAAGTATAAACATCACCTGAAAGATCTGGATGATGCTTTCTCTCGTGTGCAATTCCAGAGTCTTTTCTCATACTTTAGTTCTAGAATCATCCTGGGATTATTCTTGTCACTTTTTCTCTGAACATTTCCAAAGcttctatgttcttttgaagtttagGTCCATAAAATACATTCCAAGTATAACCTCACCCATAGTCTGTACAAGGTTTAGATAATTCAGACCTGGTTAGAAAACCTTGCCATTTTCAGCATTGGCATTTTTACAGGAAAGCATATAGTTGGGGTAATTTAATTGTGCTGCTTACTATGATGTGAGGAGGTCCTCATGAATTACAAGGCTGAGCACTGTTTGCTGTGCACAGACATGAACCTCTCATCAACCCACACTGCATGACCTGTGTCAAGAGCACTGGagaaaggtacagcaacaccTTACTTCTGCCAAACCTTTTTATTTTAAGATTATTCACAATTAACCATTTGGCTTGAATTTTGATTAATACTAAACCACATGCATGATGCAGTACAAGAGTACCTTCCATGAATCCTCATCTGTAACCTTGTTTCACTAAAGATGGCACAGACCTTGGATAGGATCCAACAATCAGGTGTGACTCAGAACCTGGAGAATGACTTtctaccaccacctccaccacctgacATACTTGAGGCTGCTACCAAGCCAAACATAACAGTGGAAGAACAACCACAAAACATACCACCTCCTCCACACCAAACCTTTATCAAATTTCACCAGCAACGCCAAATTAATGAATTGAAGAGACTTTATAAGCACATGCACCCAGAGCTGAGGAAAAACCTACAGGAGGTGGTCAATGAGGACTGGGCTGAGGTGTTGGATGCTGAACGGTCAGCTGCTGCCTTAGCAGCTGGTGCACATGGCAATGGCAACACTGTACTTCAGAGTGAGGTCCAATCTATGTGCTGGATTTTTGATAACTGGCCATTGGACACCATTGGAGATCACCAAGCAGCCAAGAAGCTGAAGGAGGAAGAGACCATCCTCAGTGGTGACGTGAAAAGCACATCATGGAAGTTTGAAAACCAAACAATTAAAGACATCAGTGCCCAGTACTCAGAATTTTCTGGAAACTCAAGTGATGGAAATGAACAAGCAAAGGGTGATGTCCTCACAGCGCTGTGGTTATTTGAAACTCAGCCGATGGATTCTCTGAATCAAATCTACTCCAAGGAGAATGATCTCCAAGAAGCAGTCCTGAAAGAACCTGTACAGAAAGGGGATGTAAGAGGTGCAAAATTGTTATTTGAGACCCATCCTTTAGGTGATTTGGGACGGAGCAACTCAGTGGAAGAAAGCAGCATTTTGCAACTGCGCTCAGAAATACAGGAACTGAAAGGGGATGTAAACAAGACAGTGAAGTTATTTGAGACAGAACCATTGTGTGCTATTCGAGATACTGTCGGGAACATCCACCAAATCAAATCCATCTGCAGGGAGGAAATCCAACAGAGTGGTAATGTCCAAAGTGCTCGCTGGCTTTTTGAAACTCAACCCCTGGGCAATATTAATAGCGATTTCTCAAGAGTAAAAATCATTCGAGGCATCTCCCTGGAAGAGACTCAACAAGGTGGTGTTGGCAAGAAAAGATGGCTCTTTGAAACACAGGCATTGGATGCCATCAACGAGCAGACCGAGGAGTCAAATTGCACGGCTAGTATTAAAGTAATAGAAGGAGGAGATGTGGATAAgaagtgctggctctttgaaactcAGCCTCTTGACTCATTAAAGGAAAGCTCATCAGAAGAGGTCGCTAAAGAACAAATAATTGGAGGCAATGTACACAGTAGTCTTTGGTTGTTTGAGACACAGCCAATGGAAAGTTTGAAGGACAGCTTTGAAGTTGGCCACTTAAAGAGAGTTGTCACAGAAGAAGAGAAGGGAGATGTGAAGCAAAGAGCTCACATGTTTGAAAGCTGTTCTCTGGATAGTATTAGTAAAGAGCAAAGTGAAACCTCCAATATCAGCAAGACATTGGACATAGAGAAGGGAGATGTCAAAACTTATAAATCTCTTTTTGAAACTCTACCTCTTGATAGCATTAAAAATTCAGATGAAATCTGTGCTGAGAAGCAGATTGAAGTGTTGGCTGGAAATGTAAATGAGAACAGAGCTCTCTTTGAAACCATCCCTCTTTATGCCATCATGGACGGTGCTGGTCACTGTCATCAAGTCAAGACAGTGAGCCGTGAACAAGTCATTAGTGGTGATGTCAAACATTACAGATGGATGTTTGAAACCCGCCACTTTGATCAGTTTGATGAAGACATTAAAAATGTGGAACTGGTTAAAGGCATCACCAAAGAGGAGGTCAGAGCTGGTAATATGGAGACAATAAGATGGCTATTTGAGACACAGCCCCTTGATGTCATTCATGCTAATGTAAATAAAACAGAAATTCAAAGCTCTGACAATAAAGATTTGATGAAGGGTGATGTGAAGACATGTAAGTGGCTGTTTGAAACACAGCCAATGGATGCCTTGTATGAAAAATTAGAGACCAAGCAGCAGGATGAAGCCCAACCAAAAGGTGACGTCAAATCATACACATGGCTTTTTGAAACACAAGCATTGGACAGCATCAATGAGAATGGAGAACAGCATCTGAAGGTGTTCAGTGCAAACCTGGATGATGTTAAAGGGGTAGATGTGAAGACCACAAAGCACCTTTTTGAAACAGAACAAATTGGCAATATTGTTGAGGAGTTGGATGAGGCACAGAATATGAGATATACAAGTGAGGTGGACATCCAGTCAGGGAATGTCTCAAGAGTGAAAGAAATCTATCAAAGCACCTCACTCAATGAAATAGGTGATGTGGTGGACAAGGGAAAAAGTTTGAAATCCATGCAAGCGAATGCCACAGAGTCAGGGTCAGGTTGCGTACACAAGTTCACCTGGCTGTTTGAAAATTGCCCAATTGACTCCATTAAAGAAATGGAAGAGGAGACCACACCCGAGTACACGATTACTGATGTAAAGGGAGGTGATGTCGGTGGCAAAAGATTTGTTTTTGAGACCTGCTCATTGGACCAGATAAAAGATGAAACTGATATAATGAGCCTCAGATCAAAAAAGGAAGAGTCAGTGGCCACCGGTGATGTGAAATCATGCACTATGCTCTTCGAAACACAACCCCTTTATGCAATCCGAGATAAAGAAGGCCAGTATCATGAAGTTactacagcaaagaaggaggaaATCATGAGGGGAGATGTAACGGGTACTAGGTGGCTCTTTGAAACCAAACCATTGGATACAATCAAGCCACTGGATGAAGTGTTTGTGATCAGAGCTGTTACACAGGAGGATGTGCACCGGGGAGATGTGACAGCAGCTCGATGGAAATTTGAGACCCAGCCTTTGGATTCAATCAGAGATGAAGCACAACCAGGAATAAAAGTGGTGGATGAGGTCCAAGGAGGAGATGTGCAAGTGAGCAAGCAACTCTTTGAAGAGCAGCAGGTAAACCGCAAGTATGTAAGGACAGTCAGTGTCAGTGATGTTCAGAGTGGAGATGTCAGGACATCAACTTGGCTGTTTGAAAATCTCCCCATTGATTCCTTGAAAGGTGGAGTTGAAGAATGCACAGGTGCAAACACAGTCCACCGAGAAGATATACAGAGGGGCGATGTAAAAAGGTGCACTTGGTTGTTTGAGTCCCAGCCATTGGACAGCTTAAAAGATTCAGATACTTCAATGAGCAAAGAACCCAAAGAAAAAGTGACAGATGCTGATGTGAAGACTACAACATGGTTATTTGAAACAACACCCCTGGACACATTCATTCATGCTCAATGTAGCACAGAGAGTGCCGAGATGATAGAACAATGTGTCCATACAAGTTTACAGACACTCTACAACTACAGTGCCATTACATCAAGGGGACTTATCATTGAATCAAGTGAGGTAGGCATTCTAAAAATGGCCAAATATCAACTGATGAGTCAGGATGGTCCACATATTCTAAAAGAAGAGGTTATAGGTGGCAATTTACAGAGAATTCTGTGGCAGTTGCTTCAAAAGAAGGAATCCATCTATTCTGAAGCTATTGTGCTGAAGGAAAATGAAAGTGGGAGAATCTCTTCAAACAAAGTTCAGCTGTTCTCCCAGTCCGAAGGTGGTGTTAGGAAAGAAGGGGACATCGCTAACGAAATTTTTAGTCTTCTTACACAAGACAGTAAAATCAAAAAAGGGATTTTGATTCAAGAGACTGAAAGAGGAATTGCTCAAATTACTGTTTATTTGTTAGTTAATCATCTCCAAAATGAGGGAGTCAAAAATGAGGTGATCAAAGGAGATGTAAAGTCTACTATTGAAAGTCTTCTTGCTTCTACCAAGCAGCAAACAATGTCAACGACTGTGAAACGTGAGGAGAACGAGAGAGGGAATGTCCAATTGTACACAACGTGCATTGAATCAGGGACATTGGACTATCTCAAGGACAGCCAAGAGGAATCTGATGATCCTTCAGGTTCCCCTCAGAAAGAGGAGATTGTACGTGGTGATGTAGAAGGTGCTAAAAGGAATTTGAAAGGGAGTAGAGGACAAATTGAAAGGACGGTAGATGACATTGTACCAGGAGATGTCAAAGGAACCAAGAAATACTTCTCAACTGAAGCACAGACTGCCCATGGTATTGTTGAGAAAGAAGAAATATTAGGGGGTGATATCAATCCTGTTCATCAGTCCTTGGGTCAGGCTGCGACTCAGTCCATTATGATGGAGAAAGAAGAGTTTGTGACTGGTGATGGTAACGCTCCACTCCAGCCACTGAAGAATGCAAAGTATCAAACAAGACAGCTAGATAGGGAGGAAGTTATCTATGACAATGCAA from Carcharodon carcharias isolate sCarCar2 chromosome 6, sCarCar2.pri, whole genome shotgun sequence includes the following:
- the LOC121279077 gene encoding xin actin-binding repeat-containing protein 1-like, with product MAQTLDRIQQSGVTQNLENDFLPPPPPPDILEAATKPNITVEEQPQNIPPPPHQTFIKFHQQRQINELKRLYKHMHPELRKNLQEVVNEDWAEVLDAERSAAALAAGAHGNGNTVLQSEVQSMCWIFDNWPLDTIGDHQAAKKLKEEETILSGDVKSTSWKFENQTIKDISAQYSEFSGNSSDGNEQAKGDVLTALWLFETQPMDSLNQIYSKENDLQEAVLKEPVQKGDVRGAKLLFETHPLGDLGRSNSVEESSILQLRSEIQELKGDVNKTVKLFETEPLCAIRDTVGNIHQIKSICREEIQQSGNVQSARWLFETQPLGNINSDFSRVKIIRGISLEETQQGGVGKKRWLFETQALDAINEQTEESNCTASIKVIEGGDVDKKCWLFETQPLDSLKESSSEEVAKEQIIGGNVHSSLWLFETQPMESLKDSFEVGHLKRVVTEEEKGDVKQRAHMFESCSLDSISKEQSETSNISKTLDIEKGDVKTYKSLFETLPLDSIKNSDEICAEKQIEVLAGNVNENRALFETIPLYAIMDGAGHCHQVKTVSREQVISGDVKHYRWMFETRHFDQFDEDIKNVELVKGITKEEVRAGNMETIRWLFETQPLDVIHANVNKTEIQSSDNKDLMKGDVKTCKWLFETQPMDALYEKLETKQQDEAQPKGDVKSYTWLFETQALDSINENGEQHLKVFSANLDDVKGVDVKTTKHLFETEQIGNIVEELDEAQNMRYTSEVDIQSGNVSRVKEIYQSTSLNEIGDVVDKGKSLKSMQANATESGSGCVHKFTWLFENCPIDSIKEMEEETTPEYTITDVKGGDVGGKRFVFETCSLDQIKDETDIMSLRSKKEESVATGDVKSCTMLFETQPLYAIRDKEGQYHEVTTAKKEEIMRGDVTGTRWLFETKPLDTIKPLDEVFVIRAVTQEDVHRGDVTAARWKFETQPLDSIRDEAQPGIKVVDEVQGGDVQVSKQLFEEQQVNRKYVRTVSVSDVQSGDVRTSTWLFENLPIDSLKGGVEECTGANTVHREDIQRGDVKRCTWLFESQPLDSLKDSDTSMSKEPKEKVTDADVKTTTWLFETTPLDTFIHAQCSTESAEMIEQCVHTSLQTLYNYSAITSRGLIIESSEVGILKMAKYQLMSQDGPHILKEEVIGGNLQRILWQLLQKKESIYSEAIVLKENESGRISSNKVQLFSQSEGGVRKEGDIANEIFSLLTQDSKIKKGILIQETERGIAQITVYLLVNHLQNEGVKNEVIKGDVKSTIESLLASTKQQTMSTTVKREENERGNVQLYTTCIESGTLDYLKDSQEESDDPSGSPQKEEIVRGDVEGAKRNLKGSRGQIERTVDDIVPGDVKGTKKYFSTEAQTAHGIVEKEEILGGDINPVHQSLGQAATQSIMMEKEEFVTGDGNAPLQPLKNAKYQTRQLDREEVIYDNAKGTLVEAEESTCDNKGVRIGQCSESSVRSLGGASLAVSEVRAASATGQDLRAAMENLREVTAEAHTIQHKSSTREQFKCSTQLSTASQQCHQTVQYKNTAEKVKNSAQTSIQQQGSIMPRHRTSAQVTVTQPHQLKSQQNTQQVSAYEGQGHIQSYAACSNEGQKGENLTKIVKNGRDEIGASSEHMQTHGQYLSTNLEEEDRAVADQEIIIKGDVRSTIESLKNSVAEQKSVDREDVIRGNLQAALHSLGKANMNVSKGDFKAAMIYRTAGQSQSCDQKKSGVKTVCNQISLSQSDTEFPPPIPVTKSPASSREACGQPSVEGSPFPRNQSESAAMKIPDTSQFPPPLPPKTHERNISPKPSIAPKPHAVPPRHLPMQGGKPIPPPKPEHLQAIQSVASSPNPPKNYASAVPNSNPLPAAACNSPKFKPPIKPIRESLPTEADHPSECQDAQLERHSEQSLSDSMTSSTIVLRTPLQLAEEKYKQRKEGRSKPTAIVTSPTANMVSQGMSQRKGRSCSESLVEASGPMNWEQKIVPKQLTAAVKVQGFMQSYSEQNTASTEMFQGFKAALHTSDTQNKPSALQINQASSLKEDVTMAENMPALPKKVKIMPKTSAIGKAQKSHQHHEPSSELHLQQSVKVSSEQPQSQIAQCVKCIDQHGFSNQVSAANCQQGLFHTEQQHSLQSDMVVMRGNRQQGKETEDDRRKRLSVHKEEIMQGNVKAAMEIFENLRKREELQKILSQVKEFEEETFKVDVKGLKSLFENVPEWVVPKNNMVKQLKPINRQKDEVQNQPRIAKDESEGLSSVELVFEDLERASAEIIYLKEQTLAKLLHIEESIKKALYSVSNLKSESDIAGLSGLFGESLGVASSPQSGNIKKISLVSSKSNAEKAKELKEGRVGKERLNNSEKQVKPLLDIPVVPARVNTPSSPSYISIESAARKPTDPLKKDLSVRPREGVCISPASQKQDVPPRSPEMTTYNDLEDPILCNGYQSVRMQNSRAEMAKQQSVCRKDSMLRDTNEFIQAKNKNGSNIVNASDNAPNTSTGCIPLSGFKGNAVDRTQSPVPQRSKSVVAFKTGPDGGEIVGTKTVMEKYEEIDRFGNKIITSKTSTTVTKQSESRTSSTFEVVQAPPRYEVATSPLLSRHLQSPAKLAEDSHPNATESGVVFVSYGNPNSAKRC